A window from Salvia miltiorrhiza cultivar Shanhuang (shh) chromosome 2, IMPLAD_Smil_shh, whole genome shotgun sequence encodes these proteins:
- the LOC131010817 gene encoding prefoldin subunit 2-like, producing MARSEGDIKEPMNEQAIANIYASMRNEINQIYSKITELEMEVSEHSLVINAIKPLDQSRRCYRMIGGVLVERTIREVLPAVQRNKEGLEEVIARLNEASEKKKKDLAEFEAKYKIRIRKGDGEMKDESKKEGNAQGVLVGPAGSN from the coding sequence ATGGCCAGGTCTGAAGGTGATATCAAAGAACCGATGAACGAGCAAGCCATTGCAAATATATATGCTTCCATGAGGAATGAAATCAACCAAATCTACTCCAAGATCACTGAGCTGGAAATGGAGGTCAGTGAGCACTCCCTCGTGATCAACGCCATAAAACCACTTGATCAATCAAGGCGATGCTACCGGATGATTGGAGGTGTACTTGTTGAGAGAACAATCAGAGAAGTTCTGCCAGCTGTGCAGAGAAATAAGGAGGGTCTTGAAGAGGTAATTGCTCGGCTCAATGAAGCATccgagaagaagaaaaaggatctagccGAATTCGAGGCCAAGTACAAAATCAGAATCCGAAAGGGCGATGGTGAAATGAAGGATGAAAGTAAGAAGGAAGGGAATGCACAGGGCGTCCTCGTTGGCCCTGCAGGTTCTAATTAA
- the LOC131009830 gene encoding uncharacterized protein LOC131009830 — protein sequence MNAEEEPPVGAIYTIPAAPNTSCHRLPPPSHLRPFSVTTVSFQTLPRGPSSNLNPAVCRSEPCPPPPFREDNKITDTSAAEARRGKDIQGIPWERRSISREKYRQTRLEQYKNYENVLHSGEESEKECKVTRKGGAYYEFWQNTRSVKSTILHFQLRNLVWSTSKHDVYLMSHYSIIHWSSLSSKKTEVLNVSGHVAPAEKHPGSLLEGFTQTQVSTLAVRDNLLIAGGFQGELICKELNIEWLSDHINAQMLDMNPSSSSSLSCIVFLILNALNAH from the exons ATGAACGCCGAGGAAGAGCCACCAGTCGGCGCGATTTACACCATACCAGCAGCGCCAAACACCTCCTGCCACCGTCTCCCGCCGCCCAGTCACCTTCGCCCTTTTTCTGTCACCACCGTCAGTTTCCAGACACTGCCGCGCGGCCCCAGCTCCAATCTCAACCCCGCTGTCTGCCGGAGCGAGCCCTGCCCTCCTCCACCGTTCAGGGAA GACAATAAGATCACTGATACTTCGGCTGCTGAGGCACGAAGAGGGAAGGATATCCAAGGAATTCCATGGGAGAGGCGAAGCATATCTAGGGAGAAGTATAGACAGACTAGACTAGAACAGTACAAGAATTATGAGAATGTGCTCCACTCCGGAGAGGAATCAGAAAAG GAATGCAAAGTAACTAGGAAAGGTGGAGCGTATTATGAATTCTGGCAGAACACCAGATCAGTAAAATCAACCATTCTTCATTTTCAG TTGAGGAACCTTGTTTGGTCAACATCAAAGCATGATGTTTACCTCATGTCGCATTACTCAATTATTCACTGGTCTTCATTAAGTTCCAAAAAGACTGAAGTTCTTAATGTCTCTGGGCATGTGGCTCCGGCAGAG AAACACCCTGGAAGTTTGCTAGAAGGATTTACTCAAACTCAAGTTAGTACTCTGGCTGTCCGTGACAATTTGTTGATTGCTGGGGGATTCCAGGGCGAGCTTATTTGCAAG GAGCTGAATATTGAATGGCTTTCAGATCATATAAATGCTCAGATGCTAGATATGAatccatcatcatcatcatctcttTCTTGCATTGTCTTTCTCATTCTGAATGCTCTGAACGCACATTAA